One genomic window of bacterium includes the following:
- the dnaB gene encoding replicative DNA helicase, which yields MTPTLPHNTEVEEYVLSCALVDEEAIYRITPILESSDFYDDRLKEIYECYLELFNDRRRIDLVNLADILKKRDRLKFIGGKKKLIELASLLPTASQVEDYSKIVKESSIRRKLISKSSDIATLSRDETKSLSDVVNTAQQDIMSISEQSIKSDFAKVSDLLLQYYEKIEELHKHKGEYPGIRTHFATLDKMLGGFQGSDLIILGARPSVGKTSLALDFVRHMGIKENKKVAFFSLEMAAEQLIQRMVSAESGVAVFNLRTNKISEVALHKITQAEEKLAETDIFIDETPGINISEMRVKARKLKMNEGLDIIVVDYLQLIAGNRKENRVQEVSEISRELKNLARELQVPVVALSQLSRSVVQRGADSKPQLSDLRESGSIEQDADIVMFLHRPMFTRGENQDGATDDATLIIAKHRNGPTGEIELQFMKEEASYREKK from the coding sequence ATGACCCCAACTCTACCACACAATACAGAAGTAGAAGAATATGTTTTATCATGTGCGTTGGTTGATGAAGAAGCCATATACAGAATTACTCCGATACTTGAATCGTCAGATTTTTATGATGATAGATTGAAAGAAATTTATGAATGTTACCTGGAATTGTTCAATGACAGAAGAAGGATTGATTTGGTCAATCTTGCAGATATTTTGAAAAAACGAGATAGACTTAAATTCATTGGAGGAAAAAAGAAACTGATAGAGTTGGCAAGTCTACTTCCTACTGCATCGCAAGTTGAAGACTACTCAAAGATAGTCAAAGAATCATCTATCAGACGAAAGCTAATATCCAAAAGTAGTGATATTGCAACATTATCTAGAGATGAAACGAAATCTTTGTCAGATGTAGTAAATACGGCTCAACAAGACATTATGTCTATAAGCGAGCAAAGCATCAAGTCTGATTTCGCAAAAGTTTCTGATCTTTTATTGCAATATTATGAAAAAATAGAAGAGCTACACAAACATAAAGGTGAGTATCCGGGGATTCGGACGCACTTTGCAACATTGGACAAAATGCTTGGCGGATTTCAAGGTTCTGATCTGATAATTCTCGGAGCAAGACCTTCTGTGGGAAAGACATCTTTAGCATTGGACTTTGTCAGGCATATGGGAATCAAAGAAAACAAGAAAGTTGCATTCTTTTCTCTTGAAATGGCTGCTGAACAACTAATCCAAAGAATGGTATCTGCAGAATCTGGAGTTGCAGTGTTCAACCTCCGTACAAACAAGATATCTGAAGTAGCTTTGCACAAAATAACTCAAGCAGAAGAAAAATTAGCTGAGACAGATATATTTATAGATGAAACACCAGGTATCAATATATCAGAAATGAGAGTGAAGGCAAGAAAACTCAAAATGAATGAAGGTTTGGATATAATAGTTGTTGATTATTTGCAGTTGATTGCAGGAAATAGAAAAGAGAATAGGGTGCAGGAAGTTTCTGAGATAAGTAGAGAGTTGAAAAATTTAGCTAGAGAACTCCAAGTTCCAGTTGTAGCATTATCACAGCTTTCAAGGTCAGTAGTTCAAAGGGGTGCTGACTCCAAACCTCAACTTTCTGATTTGCGTGAATCAGGATCTATTGAGCAAGATGCAGATATAGTTATGTTTCTACATAGACCAATGTTTACTAGGGGTGAGAATCAAGATGGTGCTACTGATGATGCAACTTTGATAATTGCTAAACATAGAAATGGTCCAACAGGAGAGATTGAACTTCAATTTATGAAAGAAGAAGCAAGTTATAGAGAGAAGAAGTAA
- a CDS encoding right-handed parallel beta-helix repeat-containing protein — translation MNTNITFSNFANKRNGKLVMFFLLGLVMFFLIITISLTLSKRDINLDESNAGNYNVVKDKDGWWVQAAPYCENFPVTNSQGECSKVTVVSGSIVQRLNQTKKCDNTVCPAQPSPASSCIDIQTYVKGDSKDTNDQTKWRCTDVRSGNTWSDPKENSSGQGVKCDGTTLCQSPVWQTASLGTIQTITVCPTVSSSADCTAGYVGGNGLRKAINDIQNGGTIKVKNGVYKNTEATDVQFQDTTGTRKVAYLIRDKDLTVQGESREGVVLDGSDPSNNVTDGVRGIVSVGVSKVEIKNLTVAKFTSHGILSRDTSSMTITNSISKENAHSGISSWDTSSMVVTESVSENNSLQGTLFSTGHGFFAGQQSKMMLRNVKSIGNRRVGVWIATSSELKIEDSEILANLDSGIILSDGAKLTLTLKNTKIQANTINGILCSNSSARITPESIGNTISENGGGNYVSTNGGCPGTTLETLTGRATYTNGLHVVLVGSDGKRMKDTAYSQEVQCEGTRHVDFSFTSVSMSGDSSNTNLRVRPDQCYNDGKNPQLLFRTQSSTTEEATWNFRTTFGDGCSWVYDNDYRTPETTASGNNCSNISFLGGRATNVDSIYASLTIRLALITNTTPATSATGTFGTNNTEQPELSTITVCPTEGSSRDCTSGYVGASGIQDALNNVKAGGAINIKAGVYENTTTTNVQEVGQVVKVAYYVTKNVNIMGAMRNNEVAVFLEGARSQTDTLGTRGIYVKDGVTVKIDNVAVKNYTSHGFALSGSSTLNGRNLNSSGNQGSGFIAVDNSKLNLTDSYSNNNVRNGVALWNNSIANLLSLEITGNGRGINIGDNSKLKLNQTEIRGNNNTVSYKDKYGLVCDGGNSKIEQDSKENNLTQNQGGDFKQLNNGCPGITEAMLEPTVNVTTTPSPVTTTPTTSASKCIVSGCNSEICSDTNQNSTCVYKEEYACYRTAKCEVQQNGQCGWTQTLELISCLSGSQNGTTSQQVQCTKYDLNRDNKVTILGDFTLFLNEFANYPIKAGIRDSIADFNSDRKVDIVDFVMFRNALYQYAVTKSCDVTVLETEFRP, via the coding sequence ATGAACACAAATATCACTTTTTCAAACTTCGCGAATAAAAGAAACGGCAAATTAGTCATGTTTTTTTTATTAGGACTAGTTATGTTTTTCCTAATAATAACCATTTCTTTGACTTTATCAAAAAGGGACATAAATCTAGACGAGTCTAATGCTGGTAACTATAATGTCGTCAAAGACAAAGATGGTTGGTGGGTGCAGGCGGCTCCTTATTGTGAAAATTTTCCTGTAACCAATAGTCAAGGCGAATGTTCGAAAGTAACTGTAGTCAGTGGCTCTATTGTGCAACGACTAAATCAGACAAAGAAGTGCGACAATACAGTATGTCCAGCTCAACCTTCGCCAGCGAGTAGCTGTATAGATATACAAACTTATGTCAAGGGGGACAGCAAAGATACTAATGATCAAACGAAGTGGAGGTGTACCGATGTGAGAAGTGGTAATACATGGAGTGATCCTAAGGAGAATTCTTCTGGTCAAGGCGTGAAATGTGATGGAACTACACTTTGTCAGTCACCTGTTTGGCAAACAGCAAGTTTAGGAACTATCCAAACAATCACAGTGTGCCCTACAGTATCTAGCTCTGCTGACTGTACAGCTGGATATGTCGGAGGGAATGGATTGAGAAAGGCGATAAATGACATACAAAATGGAGGAACGATCAAAGTAAAGAATGGAGTGTACAAAAATACTGAAGCTACTGATGTTCAATTTCAAGATACAACTGGAACGAGAAAAGTAGCTTACTTGATAAGAGACAAAGATTTGACAGTCCAAGGGGAATCAAGAGAAGGAGTAGTGCTTGATGGGAGTGATCCATCAAACAATGTAACAGATGGGGTGAGAGGTATAGTGAGTGTAGGAGTGAGTAAAGTAGAGATAAAAAATTTGACTGTTGCAAAATTCACCTCTCATGGTATTCTCTCTCGAGATACATCAAGTATGACAATAACAAACTCAATATCCAAAGAGAATGCACATTCAGGCATTTCCTCTTGGGATACATCGAGTATGGTAGTCACTGAATCAGTATCTGAAAATAATAGCCTTCAGGGCACACTGTTCTCGACTGGACATGGCTTTTTTGCTGGGCAACAATCAAAAATGATGCTTCGCAATGTGAAATCAATTGGTAATAGAAGAGTAGGGGTATGGATAGCAACCTCTTCTGAATTAAAAATAGAAGATAGTGAGATTCTTGCTAACTTAGATTCTGGCATAATACTAAGTGACGGAGCTAAACTCACTTTAACTTTAAAAAATACAAAGATACAAGCGAATACGATAAATGGTATATTGTGTAGTAATTCTTCAGCTAGAATCACACCTGAGTCAATAGGCAATACAATTTCTGAGAATGGTGGTGGGAACTATGTGAGTACAAATGGAGGATGTCCGGGGACTACACTGGAAACTTTGACTGGGAGGGCTACATACACAAACGGACTTCATGTTGTATTGGTAGGTTCAGATGGTAAAAGAATGAAAGATACAGCATATTCTCAAGAAGTACAATGTGAAGGTACTAGACATGTAGATTTCTCTTTCACTTCTGTAAGTATGTCAGGAGATAGTAGCAATACAAACTTGAGGGTTAGACCAGATCAGTGTTATAACGATGGCAAAAATCCACAGTTATTGTTTAGGACGCAAAGCAGTACAACTGAAGAAGCTACTTGGAATTTTAGGACAACTTTCGGCGATGGATGTAGTTGGGTTTATGATAATGACTATAGAACTCCGGAGACTACGGCATCAGGTAACAATTGTTCAAACATCTCTTTTCTAGGAGGTCGAGCAACTAATGTAGACTCTATATATGCTTCTCTCACTATTAGACTTGCTCTTATTACAAATACTACACCTGCAACATCTGCAACAGGGACATTTGGTACAAATAATACTGAGCAACCAGAATTATCAACAATCACAGTTTGTCCTACTGAAGGTTCATCTAGGGATTGTACATCGGGATATGTTGGAGCTAGTGGTATTCAAGATGCATTGAACAATGTCAAAGCAGGTGGAGCGATAAATATCAAAGCTGGTGTATACGAAAATACAACAACAACCAATGTCCAAGAAGTCGGGCAAGTAGTCAAGGTTGCTTACTATGTAACTAAAAATGTAAATATAATGGGAGCGATGAGAAACAACGAGGTCGCTGTTTTTTTGGAAGGTGCAAGAAGTCAAACGGACACACTTGGAACTAGAGGCATTTATGTGAAAGACGGTGTAACAGTCAAGATTGATAATGTGGCAGTGAAAAATTATACAAGTCATGGCTTTGCGTTGTCTGGAAGTTCAACATTAAACGGTAGAAACTTGAATTCATCAGGAAATCAAGGAAGTGGATTTATCGCAGTGGATAATAGTAAATTGAATCTAACTGATAGCTACTCAAACAACAATGTTAGAAATGGAGTTGCATTATGGAACAATTCCATTGCAAATTTGCTAAGTCTTGAAATCACAGGGAATGGACGGGGTATAAATATTGGGGATAATAGTAAATTGAAATTAAATCAAACTGAGATTCGTGGAAATAATAATACTGTAAGCTACAAAGATAAGTACGGACTAGTTTGCGATGGTGGAAATTCTAAGATAGAGCAGGATTCAAAGGAGAATAATTTAACACAAAATCAAGGAGGAGATTTCAAACAGTTAAATAATGGTTGTCCTGGTATCACTGAGGCGATGTTGGAACCTACTGTAAATGTAACGACTACACCATCTCCTGTAACTACAACACCTACAACAAGCGCATCTAAGTGTATTGTATCTGGTTGTAATAGTGAAATATGTAGTGATACGAATCAAAATTCAACTTGTGTCTACAAAGAAGAATATGCATGCTATAGAACTGCAAAATGTGAGGTTCAACAAAATGGGCAATGTGGATGGACTCAAACCTTGGAACTGATAAGTTGCTTATCTGGATCTCAAAACGGTACTACTAGTCAACAAGTACAATGTACAAAATATGATTTAAATAGAGATAATAAGGTAACCATACTTGGCGACTTTACATTATTCTTGAACGAATTTGCAAATTATCCAATAAAAGCTGGCATTCGAGATTCAATAGCAGATTTCAACTCAGATCGAAAAGTTGATATAGTAGATTTTGTAATGTTTAGAAATGCTTTGTACCAATATGCTGTTACAAAAAGCTGTGATGTGACAGTATTAGAAACAGAATTTAGACCTTAA
- a CDS encoding aquaporin family protein, producing the protein MDKYKALFIEFLTTFLFTLGILLALPNGAFVVAFVALGLFATMVYVFGEYSGAHFNPAISFGALVKGEITWKRFLGYVASQVLGASLAAWLVYAISKVTTYSAVVAYAYTQYPLSSVSDATHWWIPAFFEFLFTALLVFSVMALAYNKRKESNQFTGLTLGVLIFASILLMSNISGGSLNPAIAFGTNLVHASSDFSKYFANDANLNLLSVYLLPQLLGGLVAGVMAKVFVDNKRMVLRVGKASNVQKTETVNA; encoded by the coding sequence ATGGACAAATATAAAGCATTATTTATAGAATTTCTTACAACATTTTTATTTACATTAGGAATATTATTAGCATTACCAAACGGTGCTTTTGTAGTTGCATTTGTAGCTTTAGGCCTTTTTGCTACTATGGTTTATGTCTTTGGAGAATACTCAGGAGCACATTTCAACCCAGCAATATCTTTTGGTGCTTTGGTGAAAGGTGAGATAACTTGGAAGAGGTTTTTGGGATATGTTGCGTCACAGGTACTCGGAGCATCTTTAGCAGCATGGTTGGTTTATGCTATATCGAAAGTTACTACATATAGTGCAGTTGTTGCTTATGCATATACGCAATATCCTTTATCTAGTGTTTCAGATGCTACGCACTGGTGGATTCCTGCATTTTTTGAATTCCTGTTTACTGCTTTGTTGGTTTTTTCAGTAATGGCACTTGCTTACAATAAGAGAAAAGAGTCAAATCAATTTACCGGCCTAACATTAGGTGTATTGATATTTGCTTCTATACTTTTGATGTCAAATATTAGTGGAGGCAGTTTGAATCCTGCAATTGCATTTGGAACAAACTTGGTCCATGCATCGAGTGATTTTTCAAAATATTTTGCTAATGATGCAAATTTGAATTTACTAAGTGTTTATTTGCTTCCTCAATTACTTGGAGGACTAGTAGCTGGAGTTATGGCAAAAGTTTTTGTTGACAACAAAAGAATGGTATTGAGAGTAGGTAAGGCATCCAATGTTCAAAAAACAGAAACAGTGAATGCTTAA
- the prfA gene encoding peptide chain release factor 1, whose protein sequence is MLTKVQSERLEELEAILLSPSQELYSNPSRLKSLNAEFSHLKEIKSINETLDRIEKEIKESRELMSSGDYDIATIAKEEITTLEEEKSLNEAKLTELEKPHDPKDFGDCIVEIRAGTGGEEAALFAGDLYRMYTKYSTTKDLVVEIMDMNEASAGGIKEIIFKLSGANAFGTFKSESGVHRVQRIPKTETAGRIHTSAASVVVLPIIEQDEVEVNEQDLKIDVFRSSGAGGQSVNTTDSAVRLTHIPTGIVISCQDSRSQLKNKEAALSILRSKLYEIELEKREGNITDIRKTSIKTGDRSDKIKTYNFPQNRLTDHRTKKSWYNLDSILEGHLEGIL, encoded by the coding sequence ATGTTAACCAAAGTACAATCAGAAAGGCTTGAAGAGTTGGAAGCAATACTTCTCTCTCCATCTCAAGAACTATATTCAAATCCATCAAGACTGAAATCATTGAATGCTGAATTTTCACATTTGAAAGAAATTAAAAGCATAAATGAAACTTTGGATAGAATTGAAAAAGAAATTAAAGAGAGTAGGGAACTGATGTCTTCAGGTGATTATGATATTGCAACAATCGCAAAAGAAGAAATAACTACTCTGGAAGAAGAGAAGAGTTTGAATGAAGCAAAACTAACTGAACTAGAGAAACCTCACGATCCAAAAGATTTTGGCGATTGTATAGTCGAGATCAGGGCTGGAACAGGAGGAGAAGAAGCTGCGCTTTTTGCAGGAGATTTGTATAGGATGTATACAAAGTACTCGACTACTAAAGATCTTGTCGTAGAAATTATGGATATGAACGAAGCTAGTGCAGGAGGTATTAAGGAAATCATTTTCAAACTATCTGGTGCAAATGCTTTTGGAACATTCAAAAGTGAATCAGGGGTTCATAGAGTCCAAAGGATACCAAAAACAGAAACAGCTGGCAGGATACATACTTCAGCTGCATCAGTAGTCGTGCTACCAATAATAGAACAGGATGAAGTAGAGGTGAATGAACAAGATTTGAAGATAGATGTTTTTAGAAGTTCTGGAGCAGGAGGCCAAAGTGTCAATACTACTGATTCTGCAGTAAGGCTCACGCACATTCCAACTGGAATCGTAATTAGTTGTCAAGATTCTAGATCTCAATTGAAAAACAAAGAGGCAGCATTATCTATCCTTCGATCAAAGTTATATGAAATTGAACTGGAAAAAAGGGAGGGTAACATTACAGATATTCGTAAAACCTCAATAAAAACTGGAGATAGGTCAGACAAAATCAAAACATACAACTTTCCTCAAAATAGACTTACTGATCACAGGACAAAGAAATCTTGGTACAACCTTGATTCAATTTTGGAGGGACATTTGGAAGGTATTTTGTAA
- a CDS encoding beta-propeller domain-containing protein, translating to MNNKQRFLVFFLFLLLLLFFCTGTLILIKKVFETRNYDYVGIENQNRDLIFLTNFQKFSNELEFRDYLAKVYETRKYSFDGGMKVTLNDLTATPAESAPISIDRYSETNTRVVGIDEPDKVKTNGKSIFLSVENQDKSTRNWLESKIYPDFYFPYQFKTNVLNALPVEDLKQVAELETGGDMLLYNDILVVLDFTNYNDSKEITEQKIVGYNVSDPTNIQKIWQIDLDENQSYQEARIVEGKLVVTTSKYTANYENCVLPLYKIANEQLNLDCTSIYFPKNTYNSNNLTTITKFDLKTAKVEGTFSAMTNYSALIYMNQDNIYLSYPEEQNYPYIILDFLKTDGVGIFSNQVILRIEKILNYDISSTSKLNEIYDLMSKYFDSLDSDLSLKMSNDLNNKMAEYAKRNMRSLVATKVVKIDLKNMSVIAQGRFPGQLLNQYAIDEYKGNLRVATTIDLSTNFFLPQMQPSRRFNETAESLIALPSNNGSLSENDVYVLNEDLNVTGELTGLGLTERIYSARYIGDKLYLVTFRRTDPFYIIDLSDPKSPQKIGEFKIPGYSGYLHEIDENIILGVGMEGSNLKLSVFDVTNSAEPSEVSKYILNEYGSESLYNPHAFVFDPKYNLLFIPGYQGGYLFTIDEKYELKLQKAIDGYNVDRAIYINDYIYILSNNGEIRVFSEKTFDKVGEYNNSK from the coding sequence ATGAACAACAAACAAAGGTTCTTAGTTTTCTTTCTTTTTTTACTGCTTTTATTATTTTTCTGTACAGGTACACTGATTTTGATAAAGAAAGTTTTTGAAACCCGTAATTATGACTATGTCGGGATAGAAAATCAAAACAGGGATTTGATTTTTCTGACTAACTTTCAGAAGTTTAGCAATGAATTGGAATTCAGAGATTATCTAGCAAAAGTTTACGAGACAAGGAAATACTCTTTTGATGGAGGAATGAAAGTTACCCTAAATGATTTGACTGCCACTCCTGCCGAATCAGCACCAATCTCTATCGATCGATATTCTGAAACAAATACAAGAGTGGTTGGGATAGATGAGCCTGACAAAGTAAAAACAAACGGCAAAAGCATATTTCTGTCTGTAGAAAATCAAGACAAAAGCACACGGAATTGGCTAGAAAGTAAAATTTATCCTGATTTCTACTTCCCTTATCAATTCAAGACGAATGTACTAAATGCTTTACCAGTTGAGGATCTAAAGCAAGTTGCAGAATTGGAAACAGGAGGTGATATGCTTCTTTATAATGATATTTTGGTTGTGCTTGATTTTACTAACTATAACGATAGTAAGGAAATTACGGAACAAAAAATTGTAGGCTATAATGTGTCAGATCCAACAAATATTCAAAAAATATGGCAAATTGACTTGGATGAGAATCAGTCATATCAGGAAGCTAGGATCGTTGAAGGTAAACTTGTTGTAACGACTAGCAAATATACTGCCAATTATGAAAATTGTGTATTGCCTTTGTATAAAATAGCAAATGAGCAATTAAATTTGGATTGTACGAGTATTTACTTCCCAAAAAATACATATAATTCGAATAACTTGACTACTATAACTAAGTTTGATCTTAAGACTGCGAAAGTAGAAGGTACATTTTCTGCAATGACAAACTATTCGGCGCTAATTTACATGAATCAAGATAATATCTACTTAAGCTACCCAGAAGAACAGAACTACCCATACATTATACTTGATTTTCTTAAAACTGATGGAGTAGGTATATTTTCAAATCAGGTGATTTTGCGAATTGAGAAGATATTGAATTATGATATTTCATCAACTTCCAAATTGAATGAAATTTATGATTTGATGAGCAAGTACTTTGATTCACTAGACTCTGATCTTTCATTGAAGATGTCGAATGATTTGAATAATAAGATGGCAGAATATGCAAAGCGAAATATGCGAAGTCTAGTTGCAACAAAAGTAGTGAAAATTGACTTGAAGAATATGTCAGTAATCGCTCAAGGTAGGTTCCCGGGTCAGCTTTTGAATCAATATGCAATAGATGAATATAAAGGAAATTTAAGAGTTGCTACAACTATTGATTTATCAACCAATTTCTTTCTGCCGCAGATGCAACCTAGTAGAAGGTTCAATGAGACTGCTGAATCATTAATTGCTCTGCCATCGAACAATGGATCATTATCAGAAAATGATGTCTATGTATTGAACGAAGATCTAAACGTAACTGGTGAACTGACAGGACTAGGATTAACAGAAAGAATATATTCTGCAAGATATATAGGTGATAAATTGTACTTGGTAACATTTCGTAGAACTGACCCTTTTTATATAATAGATCTTTCCGATCCGAAAAGCCCTCAAAAGATTGGAGAGTTCAAAATACCGGGATATTCTGGGTACTTGCATGAAATTGATGAAAATATCATTCTTGGTGTCGGAATGGAGGGTTCAAATCTGAAATTATCAGTATTTGATGTAACTAATTCTGCAGAACCAAGTGAAGTGAGTAAGTATATATTGAATGAATACGGTTCAGAATCTCTGTACAACCCTCATGCTTTCGTTTTTGATCCTAAGTATAATTTGCTCTTCATACCCGGTTATCAGGGTGGATACTTGTTTACGATTGATGAGAAATATGAATTGAAACTACAAAAAGCTATAGATGGATACAATGTAGATAGAGCGATATATATAAATGACTATATTTATATCTTATCAAACAATGGGGAAATAAGAGTTTTTTCAGAAAAGACTTTTGATAAGGTAGGGGAATACAACAATTCAAAATAA
- a CDS encoding RluA family pseudouridine synthase, which translates to MNNITTVKKEYHNMTLEHYLLITYPEYSRSYMSKLIKSGMVAVNDIVSDSRLKRIIHNDKVEIEFRDKVGDTILSENIPFEIIFENDDLLVINKEEGVVVHPGAGQESGTLLNAVKHYLKEDSQPVMVNRIDKETSGIVLVAKTPKSREVYAKQFENREVSKTYLCVVSSKLNPALDSKYGTVAEDGFQIEGMIGRNKRNRKIQYLFETKVGKIKTVNRDKLNLKTADRRFSLTQFRHYNENPAYITLSVFPVTGRTHQIRAHLKAIDFPIIGDLDYSGEKFARLMLHSWKLSIQVDGKNQNFETKIPSEFDIFL; encoded by the coding sequence ATGAACAATATAACGACAGTCAAAAAAGAATATCACAATATGACTTTGGAGCATTATCTTCTGATAACCTATCCTGAATATTCAAGATCGTATATGTCCAAACTTATCAAATCTGGAATGGTTGCTGTAAATGATATAGTGTCAGATTCTCGACTCAAGAGAATAATTCATAATGACAAAGTAGAAATTGAATTTCGAGATAAAGTAGGGGATACGATTCTATCAGAAAACATTCCATTTGAAATTATATTCGAAAATGATGATTTGCTCGTTATCAACAAAGAAGAAGGTGTAGTTGTCCATCCTGGAGCAGGACAGGAATCCGGCACTTTGTTAAATGCAGTAAAACATTATCTAAAAGAAGATTCACAGCCCGTTATGGTGAACAGGATAGACAAGGAGACTTCAGGGATAGTTTTAGTAGCAAAAACTCCAAAATCTAGAGAAGTTTACGCAAAACAGTTTGAAAATAGGGAGGTCAGTAAGACATACCTTTGTGTAGTTTCTAGTAAATTGAATCCAGCTCTTGATTCAAAGTATGGTACTGTGGCAGAAGATGGATTTCAAATTGAAGGGATGATAGGTCGGAACAAAAGGAATAGAAAGATACAATATTTGTTTGAAACAAAAGTTGGCAAAATCAAAACTGTCAATAGGGACAAGTTGAATTTGAAAACTGCTGACAGAAGGTTTTCCCTTACTCAATTCCGTCATTACAACGAGAATCCGGCATATATTACATTGTCAGTCTTTCCTGTCACAGGTAGGACTCACCAAATAAGAGCACATCTGAAAGCTATAGATTTCCCCATCATAGGTGATCTGGACTATTCTGGAGAAAAGTTTGCTAGGCTTATGCTTCATAGTTGGAAACTGTCAATTCAGGTTGACGGTAAAAATCAAAATTTTGAAACAAAGATACCAAGTGAATTTGATATTTTTTTATAA
- the efp gene encoding elongation factor P, which produces MAVYLNPTELRNGTVFKQNEESFKVLRYEHNKRGRGHATIRVKVKNVVTGQVLEFTYTDGDKLEVADIAKRNAQFLYKDAKSLFFMDGSDFSQFEFLLEDYAFEAAFLKEGLIVQVVWLDQKPVSFELPASVELEVVYTENGVAGDTVSGALKDAELETGLKLKVPLFIKNGDKLKIRTDDATYQARVD; this is translated from the coding sequence ATGGCAGTTTATTTAAATCCAACAGAACTCCGAAATGGCACCGTTTTTAAGCAAAATGAAGAGTCATTTAAGGTTTTGCGTTATGAACATAACAAAAGAGGAAGGGGTCATGCAACTATAAGAGTTAAAGTAAAAAATGTAGTTACAGGACAGGTATTGGAGTTTACTTATACTGACGGAGATAAACTTGAAGTAGCAGACATAGCAAAGAGAAATGCACAGTTTCTCTATAAAGATGCAAAAAGCTTGTTTTTTATGGATGGCAGTGATTTCTCTCAATTTGAATTTTTGCTAGAAGATTATGCTTTTGAAGCAGCGTTTCTGAAAGAGGGATTGATAGTTCAAGTTGTTTGGTTAGATCAAAAGCCTGTGAGTTTTGAGTTACCGGCATCTGTTGAACTTGAGGTCGTCTATACTGAAAATGGAGTTGCAGGTGATACAGTTTCTGGCGCTTTGAAAGATGCAGAATTGGAAACTGGACTCAAATTGAAAGTGCCTTTATTTATAAAAAATGGAGATAAATTGAAGATTCGAACTGATGATGCTACATACCAAGCTAGAGTAGACTAG
- a CDS encoding HemK family protein methyltransferase — protein MDNITRILTKDNLKRNGYNLIANLSNIEFHEICQFAINETKQRPELKSPEKDSVNFDTINLVLRNIERKLDMQVPVAQIVGSIKIGNLELQITPDVLIPRVETEGLIELGKSLIFGKMQSNNCKPLTILEVGIGSGYISLEIGKTFEAYKVVHLIAIEKSRQAARVARSNLRSNNIKNVDIVETSIEEFSTDTKFDLIISNPPYIPTRSKHVSRKVKLNEPTMALFAGQEGLDLAREILQFGKTHLNENSHILLELNSKSQILKLEKEYKHYFKFQSFKDTFGKWRYTQVEQLID, from the coding sequence ATGGACAACATCACAAGAATTCTGACAAAAGACAATCTGAAGAGGAATGGCTATAACTTGATTGCGAATCTAAGCAATATTGAATTTCACGAGATCTGTCAATTTGCAATTAATGAAACTAAACAACGTCCTGAATTAAAAAGTCCGGAAAAAGACAGTGTAAACTTCGATACTATAAACTTAGTTTTGAGAAACATTGAAAGAAAACTTGATATGCAAGTTCCTGTTGCACAAATAGTAGGAAGTATAAAAATCGGAAATCTAGAGTTGCAAATCACTCCAGATGTTTTGATTCCTAGAGTTGAAACCGAGGGATTGATTGAACTTGGCAAAAGTCTAATATTTGGAAAGATGCAAAGTAATAATTGTAAACCACTCACCATACTCGAGGTTGGGATTGGCAGTGGATACATCTCTTTGGAAATCGGTAAAACATTTGAGGCATACAAAGTTGTACATTTGATAGCTATCGAAAAGTCAAGACAGGCAGCTAGAGTTGCACGGAGTAATTTGCGATCTAACAATATCAAGAATGTTGACATTGTTGAAACAAGCATAGAAGAGTTTTCAACAGACACAAAGTTCGATCTAATCATCTCAAATCCTCCGTACATACCTACTCGCTCTAAGCATGTCTCTAGAAAAGTGAAGCTAAACGAACCTACAATGGCACTTTTTGCAGGACAAGAAGGGTTAGATCTAGCAAGAGAGATACTTCAGTTTGGGAAAACTCATTTGAATGAAAATAGTCATATACTACTCGAGCTAAACTCAAAATCACAAATTTTGAAATTGGAGAAAGAATACAAACACTACTTCAAATTTCAATCATTCAAAGATACTTTTGGGAAATGGAGATATACACAGGTAGAACAATTAATAGACTAA